One genomic segment of Nocardia spumae includes these proteins:
- a CDS encoding HoxN/HupN/NixA family nickel/cobalt transporter, producing MVRIGTVAARARRAWSEWDRGQRRSVVSMVAAVVALHLIGWGVLVLLVAPGGYTVQGAAFGVGLGATAYTLGMRHAFDADHIAAIDNTTRKLVAEKKKPMSVGFWFSLGHSTVVFAIVALVAIGIRALAAGVENPDSGLQRWTGVFGTGVSGTFLILIGLLNLVSLVGIWRVLRRMRQGEYDERALEQQLDSRGALTRFLGPLLRAVRSPWQMYPIGLLFGLGFDTVTEVSLLVLAGGAAATDLPWYAIIVLPVLFSAGMSLFDSLDGAYMNYAYGWAFAEPVRKIYYNVVVTGLSVTVALLIGAQEIISILADKLDIAAGPLAWIGNLDLGAMGFIIVALFVGTWAVAVAVWRYGDVERRWRAGLHSAATNSEAPP from the coding sequence ATGGTGCGGATCGGTACGGTCGCCGCGAGAGCCCGGCGCGCGTGGTCGGAGTGGGATCGCGGCCAGCGCCGCAGCGTGGTGTCGATGGTCGCGGCCGTCGTGGCACTGCACCTGATCGGCTGGGGTGTGCTGGTGCTGCTCGTCGCGCCGGGCGGGTACACCGTGCAGGGCGCGGCCTTCGGCGTCGGTCTGGGCGCGACCGCCTACACCCTGGGCATGCGACACGCGTTCGATGCCGACCATATCGCCGCGATCGACAACACCACGCGGAAACTGGTGGCGGAGAAGAAGAAACCGATGTCGGTCGGATTCTGGTTCTCGCTGGGACATTCCACCGTCGTGTTCGCGATCGTGGCCTTGGTCGCGATCGGGATCCGCGCGCTCGCTGCCGGGGTCGAGAACCCGGATTCGGGTCTGCAACGCTGGACGGGTGTTTTCGGGACGGGAGTATCGGGGACCTTCCTGATCCTCATCGGTCTGCTCAATCTGGTGTCGCTGGTCGGCATCTGGCGGGTACTGCGCCGGATGCGCCAGGGTGAATACGATGAGCGCGCGCTGGAACAGCAACTGGATTCGCGGGGCGCCCTCACCCGATTCCTGGGACCGCTGTTGCGGGCGGTGCGCTCGCCGTGGCAGATGTATCCGATCGGATTGCTGTTCGGCCTGGGCTTCGACACCGTCACCGAGGTCAGCCTGCTCGTCCTGGCCGGTGGTGCCGCCGCCACCGATCTGCCCTGGTACGCGATCATCGTGCTGCCGGTGCTGTTCTCGGCGGGGATGTCGCTGTTCGACTCCCTCGACGGCGCGTACATGAACTACGCCTACGGCTGGGCCTTCGCCGAACCGGTGCGCAAGATCTACTACAACGTCGTCGTGACCGGACTGTCGGTGACGGTGGCCCTGCTGATCGGAGCGCAGGAGATCATCTCGATTCTCGCCGACAAACTCGATATCGCCGCGGGGCCGCTGGCCTGGATCGGCAATCTGGATCTGGGGGCGATGGGTTTCATCATCGTCGCGTTGTTCGTGGGCACCTGGGCGGTCGCGGTGGCGGTGTGGCGGTACGGCGATGTGGAGCGCCGCTGGCGGGCGGGATTGCATTCGGCCGCAACGAATTCGGAAGCGCCACCGTGA
- the hypE gene encoding hydrogenase expression/formation protein HypE — MLEDTETSPVAPTIDPEGWVCPLPLRDSPTIVMAHGGGGAMSGELIEHLFLPAFGAAAEAGLGDAAVIGVGGTRLAFSTDSFVVKPIVFPGGSIGELAVNGTVNDLAMSGARPLVLSTAFILEEGTELAEIARVAQAVGTAATAAGVKLVTGDTKVVDSGHGDGIFINTAGIGVLDDGVDIRPERARPGDVVLISGDIGVHGVAVMSCRAGLEFGTTVRSDTAPLNGLVAAMLATGADVHALRDPTRGGVAATLNEIARLAKVGVTVDERKLPIPDAVRDACGLLGLDPLYVANEGKAVAFVAPEDADMVLAAMRAHPLGAHAEAIGVCVADHPGMVVARTALGGTRVVDLPAGEQLPRIC; from the coding sequence ATGCTTGAGGACACCGAAACCTCGCCCGTGGCGCCGACTATCGACCCGGAAGGCTGGGTCTGCCCACTGCCACTGCGGGATTCGCCGACCATCGTGATGGCCCACGGTGGTGGCGGGGCGATGTCGGGCGAACTGATCGAGCATCTGTTCCTGCCCGCATTCGGCGCCGCCGCCGAAGCCGGTCTCGGTGACGCCGCGGTGATCGGTGTCGGCGGGACCCGGCTGGCCTTCTCGACCGACTCGTTCGTGGTGAAGCCGATCGTGTTTCCCGGCGGCTCGATCGGGGAGTTGGCCGTCAACGGCACCGTGAACGATCTCGCCATGTCGGGTGCCCGGCCGTTGGTGCTGTCGACCGCGTTCATCCTGGAGGAGGGCACCGAACTCGCCGAGATCGCCCGGGTGGCCCAGGCGGTCGGCACCGCCGCCACGGCGGCGGGAGTGAAGCTGGTGACCGGTGATACCAAGGTGGTCGATTCCGGGCACGGGGACGGGATCTTCATCAACACCGCCGGCATCGGCGTCCTCGACGACGGTGTCGACATCCGCCCGGAGCGCGCCCGGCCCGGTGACGTGGTTCTGATCAGCGGTGATATCGGCGTCCACGGCGTGGCCGTGATGAGTTGCCGGGCGGGCCTGGAATTCGGCACCACCGTGCGCAGCGATACCGCCCCGCTCAACGGTCTGGTCGCGGCGATGCTGGCCACCGGCGCCGATGTCCACGCCCTGCGCGACCCCACGCGCGGTGGCGTTGCGGCGACACTGAACGAGATCGCGAGGCTCGCGAAAGTCGGTGTTACCGTTGACGAGCGGAAGTTGCCCATCCCCGATGCCGTGCGCGACGCCTGCGGGCTGCTCGGGCTCGACCCGCTGTATGTGGCGAACGAGGGCAAGGCAGTGGCTTTCGTCGCGCCGGAGGACGCGGACATGGTGCTGGCGGCGATGCGGGCCCACCCATTGGGTGCGCACGCGGAGGCCATCGGCGTGTGTGTCGCCGATCATCCGGGCATGGTGGTGGCCCGCACCGCCCTCGGCGGCACCCGTGTGGTGGATCTGCCGGCGGGTGAGCAACTGCCGCGGATCTGCTGA
- the hypD gene encoding hydrogenase formation protein HypD translates to MKYLDEFSNPDLARLLLDRIRATTTRRWAIMEVCGGQTHSIIRHGIDQLLPDQIEMIHGPGCPVCVTPLEVIDKALEIAARPGVIFCSFGDMLRVPGSDKDLFRVKSEGGDVRVVYSPLDALNLAKENPDKQVVFFGIGFETTAPANAMTVYQAQRLGIRNFSLLVSHVLVPPAIAAIMESPDCRVQAFLAAGHVCSVMGTSEYPPLAQKYRVPMVVTGFEPLDILEGIRRAVGQLERGAHEVENAYPRAVPAAGNPAAKAMLDDVFDVTDRGWRGIGVIPRSGWRLSERYRDYDAEYRFSVGDLHTAESSICRSGEVLQGLIKPNECEAFGTRCTPRNPLGATMVSSEGACAAYYLYRRLELPPEVAHA, encoded by the coding sequence ATGAAATATCTGGACGAATTCAGCAATCCGGATCTGGCACGGCTACTGCTGGACCGGATCCGCGCCACCACCACCCGGCGCTGGGCGATCATGGAAGTCTGTGGCGGCCAGACACATTCGATCATCCGCCACGGCATCGACCAGCTGCTGCCGGATCAGATCGAGATGATCCACGGCCCCGGCTGCCCGGTATGCGTCACCCCGCTGGAAGTGATCGACAAGGCGCTCGAGATCGCCGCCCGCCCCGGCGTGATCTTCTGCTCGTTCGGCGACATGCTGCGCGTGCCCGGCAGTGACAAGGACCTGTTCCGGGTCAAGAGCGAGGGCGGTGACGTGCGGGTGGTGTACTCGCCATTGGACGCGCTCAACCTCGCCAAGGAGAACCCGGACAAGCAGGTGGTGTTCTTCGGCATCGGATTCGAGACCACCGCCCCCGCCAATGCGATGACCGTCTACCAGGCCCAGCGCCTGGGCATCCGGAACTTCTCCCTGCTGGTCTCCCACGTGCTGGTACCGCCGGCGATCGCGGCGATCATGGAATCGCCGGACTGCCGGGTGCAGGCGTTCCTGGCCGCCGGGCACGTGTGCTCGGTCATGGGCACGAGCGAGTATCCGCCGCTGGCACAGAAGTACCGGGTACCGATGGTGGTCACCGGCTTCGAACCGCTCGACATCCTGGAAGGCATCCGCCGTGCGGTCGGCCAGCTCGAGCGCGGTGCCCACGAGGTCGAGAACGCCTATCCGCGCGCGGTTCCCGCGGCGGGCAATCCGGCCGCCAAGGCGATGCTCGACGATGTGTTCGACGTGACCGATCGCGGCTGGCGCGGGATCGGGGTCATACCGCGCAGCGGATGGCGGCTTTCGGAGCGCTACCGCGACTACGATGCCGAATACCGGTTCTCGGTGGGCGATCTGCACACGGCCGAATCCTCGATCTGCCGGTCCGGCGAGGTATTGCAGGGCCTGATCAAACCCAACGAATGCGAGGCCTTCGGTACCCGGTGTACACCGCGCAACCCGCTGGGCGCGACCATGGTCTCCTCCGAGGGCGCCTGCGCGGCCTACTACCTGTATCGCCGGCTGGAGCTGCCGCCGGAGGTGGCACATGCTTGA
- a CDS encoding HypC/HybG/HupF family hydrogenase formation chaperone translates to MCLAVPGKVLDLYERDGTLMSVVDFGGVHKDVCLQYIPDAAVGDYVVVHVGFAIQRLDEESALRTLAEFEHLGVLNEEFGDGFAIAARQSGLPDPTAHGAGVAPADDSEVQR, encoded by the coding sequence ATGTGCCTGGCGGTACCGGGGAAAGTGCTCGACCTCTACGAACGCGACGGCACCCTGATGTCGGTCGTGGATTTCGGCGGCGTCCACAAAGACGTCTGCCTGCAATACATTCCGGACGCGGCGGTCGGCGACTACGTGGTTGTCCACGTCGGTTTCGCCATTCAGCGGCTCGACGAGGAATCGGCCTTGCGCACACTGGCCGAATTCGAACATCTCGGAGTGCTGAACGAGGAGTTCGGTGACGGCTTCGCCATCGCCGCCCGTCAATCCGGGTTGCCCGATCCCACCGCACACGGCGCGGGTGTCGCGCCCGCCGACGACAGCGAGGTGCAGCGATGA